A stretch of DNA from Thalassococcus arenae:
GAGCGGTACGTTCTTTCTGGGCCTCGGCGGCCAGAAATGCGGGTCCAGCTGGATGCAAGCCTACCTGGCGCGCCAGCCGGGATCGGATTTCGGCCGCCTGGGCGAATACCAGATCTGGGAGGCCGACCTGGGCGGGCCGTTCGCACGCTACCGCGTGGTCGAACCCTCGCCCCTGCAAAGGCTGCGCGGCGCCGCCAAGCGCGGTCTGGGCCTGGCCGAGCCGAAAAACAGCCTGCGCTGGCGGATGCAGACGAATCGCGACGCCTATTTTCGGTATTTCAACGGCTTGCTGGCCAAACCTGATGTGATCCGCACCGGCGATATCACCCCGTCCTACGCCGCCTTGCCCGCGCAGACACTGGCCCAGATCCGCGACGGCTTTGCCACCCGCGGCGTCGCGGTCAAGGCGCTGTTTTCGATGCGCGACCCGGTGGCGCGGCTGCGCTCGCATCTGCGCATGGACCAGCAGAAGGGCTATCGCCCCGCCAGCGGCGACGAATCCGCCGACCTGCGCGGCTTTTTCAAGTCCGAGGAAGCCGCCGCGCGGATGCGCTATGACCGGACGCTGGACGCGCTGGAACAGGTCTTCGACCCCGACCACCGCTTCGTCTGCCTGTTCGAAGAGCTGTTCACCCCCGCCGGGATCGCCGCTTTCGCCGCGTTCTGCGGCGTGCCCGCCGATCCCGCGGCCGGGGCGCGGCAGGTGAACGCGCGCCATTCCGGCGGCAACGCCCTGCCCGATGACCTGACCGCCGAAATCACCGCGCATTACGCGCCGGTCTACCGCGCCGTCGCCCGGCGCCTGCCGCAGATCGCCACGCTCTGGCCCTCGGCGCGCTTCGTTCCTACCAACGCATGAGCCCGGCTTGAATCAACTGCTCGGGCCCGGTGTATCTCTGCGACCGCGCATCCAGGAACGACCCGCCCTTGGCCTGCATCTTGTCCAGCAGTTCGGCGTAATAGCGATATTTCGCAGCGCCCCCGGCATGAGCCCGCCATTTGCGGGCATTGTCGATCTTCTGGGCGAATTGCGAGGTAAAGACGAAATGCGCGATGGTCAGCAGAACGTCGGATGGCGGCGCGGGATGGGCGTCGTGGCAGCTGGTGGCGAAACTGTCCGCGTTGCGCAGCACCAGCGGCGTCTTGTGGCGGGCCGAGCGCTGGAACATCTGCGATTCCTTCTTGCGCCGCGACATGTAGATCCGTTCGAACCCGCGCCGTTCGATGCGCGGATGCACGTCGAAGCTTTCGAACAGCCGCATCGTCTTGGACGGGTTGGGAAAGGTCCGCTTGCCGTGCAGCGCGACATCCTCGTCCGGATCGACCACCGCCTCGGCCTGGAAATACGGATAGGCCGCCAGCAGCCCCTCCAGGCTTTGCGGCAGCGGCCCCTCCAGCCCGGCCAGCGTTTCGGGAAAGAACTCGACCACCGAGGTCAACAGGCTGGACGCGCCCTGCCTCGTCAGCCGTTCGATCACCGGCACGATGCTGCTCACGCCCGGCGGCAGCAACAGGAATTCGTCGGCATCGAAATACGCGACGAAACTGTCGTCGAAGAAATGCTGCGGCAAGGCGATCTTGGCATAGGTGCCAAAGCGCATGCGCTTGCGCTTGCCCGCGATGTCGGCGAACAGCTCGTCGCCGAAATCGAGATTGGTGTGCACAACGACGCAATCGGGCTGCGCGATCAGGTATTCCGTCGTGCCGTCGTCGGACTTGTCGTCATAGACCAGGAATTGCTCGAACCCGATGGCGCGGTAATGCGCAAGGAACGCGGGCAGAAACCCCATCTCGTTCTTGACCGGCACAAAGACCGTCCGCTTGGACGGATCGGGGTCGCCATGCACCGCACGGATGGTCTTTTCGCCATCATCCAGACCGAATTCCTGCATCGCCCGCCTGCCCTGTCCGTTGCCGTTCCCGACGCTCGGGAAGCGCCGGCGCAACCCTGCACCGGGACAATCCGCGATACAAGATGGGCCCATCCGTGACCGACGAACGCGTGGCCCGTCTCAGAACGGCCAGGGCCACTTGACGTCCTTCGGATAACAGATCGTCAGGCATTCCTCCCACGAAATCACCCACTCAAAGATGACGATCTCGCGCGGCCAGCAGATTTCCCAATAGGCGTGATCGTGCGGGAACGGGAAAGGTCCGTGATGCGGCGGCACCAGCCGCGACCGCGCCAGGCTGACCGGCGGCAGGGGTTCCTTGGTCTTGCCGTGCTGGCCCGACAGCGTCAGCTTGAAATCCGAAATGACGATCTTGTCGCCATCCAGCTTGTAGCCGGTTTCCTTCTCGAACATGGAAACGCCGGTCCTGGCCACCGTCATGAAGTGTTCGCGCGCCTCGGCCAGCGGATGACCGGCCAGTCCGGCCGCGACGAATGAATCAAGGCGTTCAAGGTCAAACATGGAATGCTCCTTGGAAAAAATGGGTTTCTGAAAAGACCCCCATGATACCACAAAGCCCGAAAACCCGCTGCCGCTGAAGTTGTGGCAGAGAAATATCGTTCCCGCGCAAGGCATTATCGCCGGGAAAAGAGAAAGGCCGCCCCGGAGGGCGGCCTGTCCGTGAACCGTTTGTCGTCCGGTCAGCGCTTGGAGAACTGGAAGCTCCGGCGCGCCTTGCGCTTGCCGAACTTCTTGCGTTCCACCACGCGGCTGTCGCGGGTCAGGAAGCCCGCGGCCTTGAGCGCCGAGCGCAAGGACGGGTCATACAGCTGCAGCGCCTTCGAGATGCCGTGCTTGACCGCGCCGGCCTGGCCCGACAGGCCGCCGCCCTTGACGGTGGCCATCACGTCGAACTGGTCTTCCACACCGGCCACCGAGAACGGCTGGCGCAGGATCATCTGCAGCACCGGACGGGCGAAATAGGTGCCCATTTCCTTGCCGTTCACCGTGACCTTGCCCGAGCCCGGCTTGATCCAGACGCGGGCGACCGCGTCCTTGCGCTTGCCGGTGGCGTAGGACCGGCCAAGCGCGTCGCGGACCGGCTCGACCGGAGCGACGACAACTTCGGGGGCGGCGGCTTCGATGCCTGCTGCGGCGCCCAGCTCTTCGAGAGAATTGATCTGGTCTGCCATGATTACACCCGCGTGTTCTTCTTGTTCATCGACTTGACGTCCAGCACTTCGGGGCTTTGCGCCTCGTGGGGGTGCTGGCTGCCGGCATAGACGCGCAGATTGGTCATCTGCTTGCGGCTCAGGCGGTTGCCCGGCAGCATGCGCTTGACCGCCTGGGTCACGACGCGCTCGGGATGGGCGCCTTCCAGGATCTCGGCCTTGGTGCGGCTCTTGATCCCGCCGGGATGGCCGGTATGCCAGTAGAAGTTTTCTTCGCGCTTCTTGCCGGTCATCTGCACCTTGTCGGCGTTGATGATGATGACATTGTCGCCCATGTCCATATGGGGGGTGAAGCTGGGCTTGTGCTTGCCGCGCAGGCGCATGGCGACGATCGAGGCAAGACGGCCCAGAACGACGCCCTCGGCGTCGATCAGGATCCATTTCTTGTCGATGTCTGCCGGGGTCGCAGAAAAGGTTTTCATGTGTCCGTCCGTTTGTCGAAAGGCAAGGGCCGCGCGTCACCGCCCGGCCCGATATCCGATGCGTGGGTTATACGCGGCTTTTTTTGCCGGTCAAGCGGGATGTTTCGCCAAAAGATACGCGTTTTCAATGGCTTGAAATTACGGTATCTATTTACCCCATATTTCGCGCTGCAATTTCCAGCTCTGGTAGGGCGCGGTGACGCCAAAGATCTCCACCGGGCCCGTCGCCACGTGTTCGGCCCCCAGCTTGGCCGTGGCGCGCTGCGACCGGATGTTGTCCGGCCCGATATGGAACCAGACGGCGTCATGTTCGGCAAAGGCATGGCCCAGCATCAGCGCCTTCATCTCGCGGTTCGATGCGCCGCCCCAGTGGTCGCGGGTCAGAAAGGTAAAGCCGATGGCGATGCCGCCGGGCTCGTCCTGCGGCGAGTAGTAGGTCGATGTGCCGACGATCCGGTCCGTCGCGATCTCGCGCACCGCCAGCGTCCCGCCCGAACGCAGCAGCCCGTCGAAATAGGGATCATAGGCCGCGCGCTGGTGGCGCGTCTTCGCCGGATGCTGTTCCCAGATCAGCGGGTCGGACGCGGCGGCAAACAGCCCCTCGCGGTCGGTCTCGGTCAGCGGGTCCAGCCGCAACGCGCTGCCGATCAGCACGGGTTGACGGTTCATCATACGGCGATCCTTTCGGGCGGGTTGTCCAGCAGGTGGCGCAGCCGGTCCAGGGCGGCATCGAAACTGCGGCGGCTGACCCCGGCATTGACGGCGATGCGCACGGCATGGGGCGTGTTGGCGTTGCGGTCGGCGTAATCCTCGGCGGTGCGGATCTGCACGCCTTGCGCTTCGGCTGCGCGGGCAAAGGCGCTGGCCCGCCAGCCCGGCGGCAGGTTCAGCCAGACATACAACGCATCCTCGCGCCATTTCAGATCGTAGCGGCCCAGGGCATTGACGATGGCCCGCACGTGATCGGCCACCGTCTCGCGCAGGGCCTGCTGAAGCGCGGGCAAACGGGGATGGGTCAGCAGCGCCGCGGCCAGGTCGGTGATCGGCGTGGCCAGACCAAAGAACCCGCCCTCGGCGGTGCGCCGCAACGCCGCCGCCCGGCCTTCGGGCGCGACGGCAAAGCCGAACCGCAGGGCCGGCGTCAGCCGTTTCGAGATCGACGCGACATACCAGCCGCGTTCCGGCGCCAGCGCGCGAAAGGACGGGCCGCTGGGCGGGCCGATGCGGTAACAATCATCCTCGACGATCTGCAGATCGGTGCGCCGGGCGATCTCGGCCACCGCCTCGCGCCGTTCGGTCGGCATCGCCATCAGCAACGGGTTCTGCACCTCGGCCGACAGGCACAGCAACTGCGCCTGGTGCTGCCGCGCGATCGCTTCCAGCGCCTCGGGGATGACGCCATGCGCGTCCATCGGCACCGGCACCACGTCGGCGCGCAACAAATCGGCGGCGCGGCGATAGCCGGGATAGGCCAGCTCCTCGACCAGCACGACGGGGCGGCGGCCGGTCAGCACCGCCTGCATCACCATCATCACCGCGTTCTGCGCGCCATGCGCCAGCACGATATCCTCGGCATCCAGCCGCGCCAGCATCGTGTCCGCCAGATACCCCACCACCGCCTGCCGCGCCGCGCGCCCCGAGGCGTGGCCGGGGTAGTGCATCACACCCGAAGGCGGATCCTGCGCGATCTGCGCCAACAGCGCCCGGATCAACGCCACCTGCCCCACATCCGGCAGATGCGGCGACACCAGGTTGACCTCGTGCGTGTCGCCGCCCTGGTTGTGGCGCACGGCATCCACCTCGATCCCGGTCAGCGGACGGGTCGGCTCGGCGGCGGCGGCGACAAAGGTGCCGCGGCCCACCTCGGCCACCAGCGCGCCCTCGTCGGTCAGGATCGTATAGGCCCGCGCCACCGTGCCCGGCGTGATCTGCAACCGCCAGGCCAGGTCGCGCACCGGCGGCAGCCTGTCGCCGGGCGCCATGGCGCCCCCGGTCACCGCCTGCCGGATCGCCGATGCCAGCGCGCGATATTTCGGACCGGACGTTTCGCGGGCATAAAGATCCTGAATTGTATCCATAACAATCTTTCTCTCGACCCGACTCGTTCCGCTTTGTATCGATAAATGTGTCAGACGATATCACTTTGTGTCAATACAATCGAAAGGACAGACCATGACACAGATCGCATACCGCTCCGCTCTCGCCACGCTCGAGGCCACCCGCCCGCTGCCCGTGCTCGCCGGGATCGCTCTGCGTGTTGCGGTCGTGCTGGCTGTCTGGTCGCAGCGCCGCCGAACCCGCATCGCGCTGGCCGATCTCGATGCGCATATGCTGCGCGATATCGGTATCGAACCCGAAATCGCCCGGGCCGAGGCGCGGCGTCCCTTCTGGCTGGGCTGATCCCCGTCCCGCCAG
This window harbors:
- a CDS encoding GNAT family N-acetyltransferase, with amino-acid sequence MNRQPVLIGSALRLDPLTETDREGLFAAASDPLIWEQHPAKTRHQRAAYDPYFDGLLRSGGTLAVREIATDRIVGTSTYYSPQDEPGGIAIGFTFLTRDHWGGASNREMKALMLGHAFAEHDAVWFHIGPDNIRSQRATAKLGAEHVATGPVEIFGVTAPYQSWKLQREIWGK
- a CDS encoding DUF1127 domain-containing protein, translated to MTQIAYRSALATLEATRPLPVLAGIALRVAVVLAVWSQRRRTRIALADLDAHMLRDIGIEPEIARAEARRPFWLG
- the rplM gene encoding 50S ribosomal protein L13, whose protein sequence is MKTFSATPADIDKKWILIDAEGVVLGRLASIVAMRLRGKHKPSFTPHMDMGDNVIIINADKVQMTGKKREENFYWHTGHPGGIKSRTKAEILEGAHPERVVTQAVKRMLPGNRLSRKQMTNLRVYAGSQHPHEAQSPEVLDVKSMNKKNTRV
- a CDS encoding sulfotransferase family protein codes for the protein MSGTFFLGLGGQKCGSSWMQAYLARQPGSDFGRLGEYQIWEADLGGPFARYRVVEPSPLQRLRGAAKRGLGLAEPKNSLRWRMQTNRDAYFRYFNGLLAKPDVIRTGDITPSYAALPAQTLAQIRDGFATRGVAVKALFSMRDPVARLRSHLRMDQQKGYRPASGDESADLRGFFKSEEAAARMRYDRTLDALEQVFDPDHRFVCLFEELFTPAGIAAFAAFCGVPADPAAGARQVNARHSGGNALPDDLTAEITAHYAPVYRAVARRLPQIATLWPSARFVPTNA
- the rpsI gene encoding 30S ribosomal protein S9 encodes the protein MADQINSLEELGAAAGIEAAAPEVVVAPVEPVRDALGRSYATGKRKDAVARVWIKPGSGKVTVNGKEMGTYFARPVLQMILRQPFSVAGVEDQFDVMATVKGGGLSGQAGAVKHGISKALQLYDPSLRSALKAAGFLTRDSRVVERKKFGKRKARRSFQFSKR
- a CDS encoding glycosyltransferase family 2 protein, with product MQEFGLDDGEKTIRAVHGDPDPSKRTVFVPVKNEMGFLPAFLAHYRAIGFEQFLVYDDKSDDGTTEYLIAQPDCVVVHTNLDFGDELFADIAGKRKRMRFGTYAKIALPQHFFDDSFVAYFDADEFLLLPPGVSSIVPVIERLTRQGASSLLTSVVEFFPETLAGLEGPLPQSLEGLLAAYPYFQAEAVVDPDEDVALHGKRTFPNPSKTMRLFESFDVHPRIERRGFERIYMSRRKKESQMFQRSARHKTPLVLRNADSFATSCHDAHPAPPSDVLLTIAHFVFTSQFAQKIDNARKWRAHAGGAAKYRYYAELLDKMQAKGGSFLDARSQRYTGPEQLIQAGLMRW
- a CDS encoding PLP-dependent aminotransferase family protein; protein product: MDTIQDLYARETSGPKYRALASAIRQAVTGGAMAPGDRLPPVRDLAWRLQITPGTVARAYTILTDEGALVAEVGRGTFVAAAAEPTRPLTGIEVDAVRHNQGGDTHEVNLVSPHLPDVGQVALIRALLAQIAQDPPSGVMHYPGHASGRAARQAVVGYLADTMLARLDAEDIVLAHGAQNAVMMVMQAVLTGRRPVVLVEELAYPGYRRAADLLRADVVPVPMDAHGVIPEALEAIARQHQAQLLCLSAEVQNPLLMAMPTERREAVAEIARRTDLQIVEDDCYRIGPPSGPSFRALAPERGWYVASISKRLTPALRFGFAVAPEGRAAALRRTAEGGFFGLATPITDLAAALLTHPRLPALQQALRETVADHVRAIVNALGRYDLKWREDALYVWLNLPPGWRASAFARAAEAQGVQIRTAEDYADRNANTPHAVRIAVNAGVSRRSFDAALDRLRHLLDNPPERIAV